The DNA region TCCGCCGGGCTGCTGCTCACCGCGTTCGCGGGGGTACGCGCCCGGGTCTACACGGACCGCTCCACCGCGGTCGCCCTCGGTCTCGGCGCACTGCCCCTCGTACTCATCGCGGGCTCCGGCATCATCGGCCCGGACGCGGGCCAGGGCCCCGGCCGGCTCCAGTTCCTGCTCGGCTGCGTCGCCGTGCTGATCGCCTCGGTCGCGCTGGTCGCCCTCACCCCGAGCGGCGACGCCCCGTTCGTAGCGACCACCTTCCTCGCCACCGTCGGCACCCTGGCGACCTTCGTCGCGATCCTCACCGAGGCGTCCGCCACCGAGACGGCCGCCGTCTGCGCCCCGGTCACCCTCGGCCTGGTCGCCTTCCTGCCCGGCCTCTCCGCCCGGTTCGCCCGGCTCCCCATCGGCTACGCGTCGCCGCGCACCACCCCGGGCGGCTACGACGACAACTTCGCCGACCCCTACGCCGAGCCCCCGGCCCAGGGCACCCCCGTCGACGGCGACCGCATCGCGGCCCAGGCCCGCCGCGGCCACGAGATGCTGCTCGGCCTGGTCGGGGGCTGCGCGGCGGTCGTCGTCGGCTGCGCGGCCGTGCTCGGCTTCTCGGACAACGTCTGGGGCCAGTTCCTGGCGCTGGCCGCCGGACTCGCGATGCTGCTCCGAGCCCGCCTGTTCCGCTACACCTCGCAGGTCGCCTGCGTACTGGTGGCGGGCATCGGCACGATCGCCCTGCTGGTGCTCGGCCTCTCCCTGAACCCGCCGACCGACCTGCTGTTCGACCTGGTGAGGTACGGGGACCGCAGCTCCCTGGACATCCGTACGATCTGGCTCTCCGCGGCCGTCGCCGCCGGGGCCGCCCTGCTCACCGCCATCGGCCTGATCATCCCGCACAAGGGCCTCTCCCCGTTCTGGGGCCGCCTCCTCGACCTGACCGAGAGCGCCGTCCTGCTCTCCCTGGTCCCGCTCTGCCTGGCGGTGCTGGACGTCTTCACCAGGGCAAGGGCCCTGACGAGCTGAGCCGCGGGGGCTGGTACGCTGTGTGACGGCCGTTTGTGTACGCCCTCCCGGATCATTCTGGGAGCTGCGCTCATCGGACCTTCGCCTCCGAGTCATGGAAGCTCCCCTGCGATCTAGACCAGGGGCACTCGTGGGCGCATCGAACATCAAGAGGAGTACGCGTGCCGCTCGACGCCGCTACGAAGAAGCAGATCATGTCCGAGTTCGCCCAGAAGGAGGGTGACACCGGATCCCCCGAGGTCCAGGTCGCGATGCTCTCCCGCCGGATCTCGGACCTGACGGAGCACCTCAAGACGCACAAGCACGACCACCACTCCCGTCGTGGTCTGCTGATCCTGGTCGGCCAGCGTCGCCGCCTCCTTCAGTACCTGGCCAAGAAGGACATCCAGCGCTTCCGTGCCCTGGTCGACCGCCTCGGCATCCGCCGCGGTGCGGCCGGCGGCGCCAAGTAATTCGCCGTGAAGGGAGCGGTTCCCACCACTGAGGGGGGCCGCTCCCTTTGCTGTACGTACGATTGTGCGTACGCGGGCATGTACGGGATGTGACGGGTCCGCCCGTACGGCCGGAATGCCAAGCAGAACCGAATCTCAGTAACCTGGTCGGAGAACGACCGACAGACGAGCGAGAAGCAGACCTCCCCGCCGCCGGTCCTCGGTAGTGGCCCCCGGACTCATCGATCCGGGTGCTTCGATCGAAGACCGGCCCGCCGATGGAGGGCTTCTCCGCTACGTCCCCCGCCACACGGGCGTGGGGGCGAGAAGACGATATGTATCGGAGAAAACGCTAGTGGAGAACGAGACCCACTACGCCGAGGCCGTTATCGACAACGGAACCTTCGGCACCCGCACCATCCGCTTCGAGACGGGCCGCCTGGCCAAGCAGGCCGCCGGCTCCGCCGTCGCGTACCTGGACGACGACA from Streptomyces sp. NBC_01591 includes:
- the eccD gene encoding type VII secretion integral membrane protein EccD; protein product: MSSTAATGFCRVTVVAPDSRIDVALPEDIAVADVYPEILRLTGQTQAAGTPTGYHLVRRDGTVLDGARTLAAQQVLDGELLSLRPFAQSLPPAVFDDVSDAVASAVTRDRHLWSDELLRGAGLVGGVLLLVLMGFVLWFADPVRHDMHSLPGIIAGSAGLLLTAFAGVRARVYTDRSTAVALGLGALPLVLIAGSGIIGPDAGQGPGRLQFLLGCVAVLIASVALVALTPSGDAPFVATTFLATVGTLATFVAILTEASATETAAVCAPVTLGLVAFLPGLSARFARLPIGYASPRTTPGGYDDNFADPYAEPPAQGTPVDGDRIAAQARRGHEMLLGLVGGCAAVVVGCAAVLGFSDNVWGQFLALAAGLAMLLRARLFRYTSQVACVLVAGIGTIALLVLGLSLNPPTDLLFDLVRYGDRSSLDIRTIWLSAAVAAGAALLTAIGLIIPHKGLSPFWGRLLDLTESAVLLSLVPLCLAVLDVFTRARALTS
- the rpsO gene encoding 30S ribosomal protein S15, producing the protein MPLDAATKKQIMSEFAQKEGDTGSPEVQVAMLSRRISDLTEHLKTHKHDHHSRRGLLILVGQRRRLLQYLAKKDIQRFRALVDRLGIRRGAAGGAK